A section of the Centroberyx gerrardi isolate f3 chromosome 8, fCenGer3.hap1.cur.20231027, whole genome shotgun sequence genome encodes:
- the atp6v0a2b gene encoding V-type proton ATPase 116 kDa subunit a — protein MGSLLRSEEMCLAQLFLQAGSAYDCISELGEMGLVEFRDLNPTVNSFQRKFVSEIKRCEEMERILGYLLREIKKADIPLPEGDVNPIAPLPKHVMAIMEQLQRLEVELSEVTRNKEKLQKNLLELTEYTHMLRITRNFVQRNAEREPLQVQYEEFPFLEKDTVMDYNSMQRLGAKLGFISGLIQRMKIEAFERMLWRVCKGFTILSYSEVEEYLEDPDTGEPTKSVVFLISYWGEQIGQKVKKICDCYHCHLYPYPSSNEERNDVVEGLITRIQDLHTVLHRTEDYLRQVLNKASESVYTWVLQVKKMKAIYYILNLCSFDVTNKCLIAEVWCPVNDLPTLRRALEEGSRKSGATVPSFVNRIPSSDTPPTLIRTNKFTSGFQNIVEAYGVGNYREVNPAPYTIITFPFLFAVMFGDLGHGIIMALFAFWMVLYENNRKLKRTRNEIWNTFFEGRYIILMMGLFSIYTGLIYNDCFSKSLNIFGSGWSVHAMFTAKVWKDADVSANRFLTLDPNVTGVFRGPYPLGIDPIWNLASNRLTFLNSYKMKMSVILGIIHMSFGVILSVFNHLHFRKKYNLYLVFLPELLFLLCLFGYLVFMILYKWLAFTAQDSRLAPSILIHFINMFLMQGDEVQALYPGQTGLQVFLVVIAVLSVPVLLLGKPVYLYWLHNGSHRLGMYRGYERVRRSSEEELSLMRAHDMEEGSSHSELSTSREHQTEEFDFADELLHQSIHTIEYCLGCISNTASYLRLWALSLAHAQLSEVLWVMVMRVGLRMDTSLGIIFLVPVFGLFAVLTVSILLVMEGLSAFLHALRLHWVEFQNKFYSGTGIKFSPFSFALLPSSFEHDGLL, from the exons ATGGGCTCGCTGCTCCGAAGTGAGGAGATGTGTTTGGCCCAACTGTTTCTACAGGCTGGATCAGCATACGACTGTATCAGTGAACTTGGAGAAATGGGACTTGTTGAATTCAGAGAT CTCAATCCCACTGTCAACTCATTCCAGCGAAAATTTGTCAGTGAGATCAAAAGATgcgaagagatggagaggatcCTTG GATATCTTTTGAGGGAAATAAAGAAAGCGGACATCCCACTGCCAGAAGGAGATGTGAACCCAATTGCTCCTTTGCCCAAGCATGTCATGGCTATAATG gagcagctgcagaggcTGGAAGTGGAGTTGAGTGAAGTCACCAGGAACAAAGAGAAGCTGCAGAAGAATCTCCTGGAGTTgacagagtacacacacatgctgcgcATCACACGCAACTTTGTACAGCGAAATGCCGAG CGCGAGCCTCTACAAGTACAGTACGAGGAGTTTCCCTTCTTGGAGAAGGACACAGTGATGGACTACAACAGCATGCAAAGGCTTGGAGCCAAACTGGG CTTCATCTCTGGGCTGATTCAGAGGATGAAGATAGAGGCCTTTGAGCGGATGCTGTGGAGAGTATGTAAAGGCTTCACCATCCTCAGCTACTCAGAGGTTGAGGAATATCTGGAAGACCCTGACACG ggtgAGCCTACTAAAAGTGTGGTGTTCCTGATCTCTTACTGGGGAGAGCAAATCGGCCAGAAAGTCAAGAAAATCTGCGACTG CTACCACTGTCACTTGTATCCATATCCCAGTAGCAATGAGGAGAGGAATGATGTTGTGGAGGGACTTATAACTCGCATTCAGGACCTTCACACG GTGCTCCATAGGACAGAGGACTACCTGAGGCAGGTCCTGAACAAAGCCTCGGAGTCAGTCTACACCTGGGTCCTTCAGGTCAAGAAGATGAAGGCAATCTACTATATCCTCAACCTGTGTAGTTTTGATGTCACTAACAAGTGTCTGATCGCTGAGGTGTGGTGTCCTGTCAATGACCTTCCCACCTTGCGGAGGGCACTGGAAGAAGGATCG AGGAAAAGTGGAGCAACAGTTCCTTCTTTTGTCAATCGTATCCCCAGCAGCGACACTCCCCCCACCCTCATAAGGACCAACAAATTTACCTCTGGCTTCCAGAACATTGTGGAGGCCTATGGAGTAGGCAACTACAGAGAGGTTAACCCAG CTCCTTACACAATCATCACTTTCCCATTCctgtttgctgtgatgtttggGGACCTGGGCCACGGTATTATCATGGCTCTATTTGCTTTCTGGATGGTGTTGTACGAGAACAACCGCAAACTGAAACGCACCAGGAATGAG ATCTGGAACACATTCTTTGAGGGCCGCTACATCATCCTGATGATGGGCCTGTTCTCCATCTACACTGGCCTTATATACAATGACTGTTTCTCAAAGTCTCTTAACATCTTTGGTTCCGGCTGGAGTGTCCATGCCATGTTCACAGCTAAAGTGTGGAA GGATGCTGATGTCAGTGCTAATCGTTTCCTTACTCTGGATCCAAATGTTACGGGGGTTTTCAGAGGGCCGTACCCTCTGGGAATCGACCCG ATCTGGAACCTGGCATCCAACCGCCTTACATTTCTAAACTCCTATAAGATGAAGATGTCAGTGATACTGGGCATCATACACATGAGCTTTGGAGTCATCCTCAGTGTTTTTAACCACTT GCACTTTAGGAAGAAGTACAACCTGTACTTGGTATTTCTTCCTGAGCTCCTGTTCCTGCTGTGTCTCTTTGGCTACCTGGTGTTCATGATACTCTACAAGTGGCTGGCCTTCACTGCTCAGGACTCCAGACTGGCCCCTAGTATCCTCATCCACTTCATAAACATGTTCCTCATGCAAGGTGATGAGGTGCAGGCCCTCTACCCAGGACAG ACTGGCCTGCAGGTATTTCTTGTGGTCATTGCTGTGCTCTCAGTGCCTGTCTTACTGCTGGGGAAACCGGTCTACCTTTATTGGCTTCACAACGGAAGCCATCGCCTAGGAATGTACAGG GGGTATGAGCGTGTGCGACGCAGCAGTGAGGAGGAGCTCTCCCTTATGAGGGCTCATGACATGGAGGAGGGCAGCAGTCACAGTGAGCTCTCCACCAGCAGAGAGCACCAGACAGAGGAG TTTGACTTTGCAGATGAGTTGCTGCACCAGTCCATCCACACTATAGAGTATTGCTTGGGGTGCATCTCCAACACGGCCTCCTACCTGAGGCTCTGGGCTCTGAGCCTGGCACATGCCC AGCTGTCAGAGGTGCTGTGGGTGATGGTGATGCGAGTGGGGCTGCGAATGGACACCAGTCTTGGGATTATATTCCTGGTGCCAGTGTTTGGCCTGTTTGCTGTTCTCACTGTGTCCATCCTCCTGGTAATGGAGGGGCTGTCTGCCTTCCTTCATGCCCTAAGGCTGCACTG gGTGGAGTTTCAGAATAAATTCTACAGTGGGACTGGAATCAagttctctcccttttccttcgCTCTCCTGCCCTCCAGCTTTGAGCATGATGGCTTACTATGA